From the Deinococcus carri genome, one window contains:
- a CDS encoding histidine phosphatase family protein has translation MRHGATDWNGAGRWQGWTDTPLGPLGTEQAGRLARRLLGQDPGRVYASDLQRAVETALIALPGEPLTLDVRLRELHFGRYEGTTTAQVRHDPDYAAWQRDPWTLPAPGGGESLREVAARLSGWAGELPGGTVTAFTHGAAIRALLHGLFGWPALPQPDYVLPFALRLAHTGLTRLTRDSGRWTLLTYNDHAHLEAWAGLDGEGGRVPPEFG, from the coding sequence ATCCGGCACGGCGCGACCGACTGGAACGGCGCGGGCCGCTGGCAGGGCTGGACCGACACGCCGCTGGGACCGCTGGGGACCGAGCAGGCCGGGCGGCTAGCACGGCGGCTGCTGGGACAGGACCCCGGCCGGGTCTACGCCAGCGACCTCCAGCGGGCGGTCGAGACGGCCCTGATCGCCCTGCCCGGCGAACCCCTGACGCTCGACGTGCGGCTGCGCGAGCTGCACTTCGGGCGCTATGAAGGGACCACCACGGCGCAGGTGCGGCACGACCCCGACTACGCCGCCTGGCAGCGCGACCCCTGGACCCTCCCTGCGCCGGGCGGCGGCGAGAGCCTGCGGGAGGTCGCGGCGCGGCTGAGCGGCTGGGCCGGGGAACTGCCCGGCGGAACCGTCACGGCCTTTACCCACGGGGCCGCCATCCGCGCGCTGCTGCATGGGCTGTTCGGCTGGCCCGCCCTGCCCCAGCCGGACTACGTGCTGCCCTTCGCGCTCCGCCTGGCCCACACCGGCCTCACCCGCCTGACCCGCGACTCGGGCCGCTGGACCCTGCTGACCTACAACGACCACGCCCACCTGGAAGCCTGGGCAGGGCTGGACGGGGAAGGGGGCCGGGTGCCGCCGGAGTTCGGGTAA
- a CDS encoding enoyl-CoA hydratase/isomerase family protein, with the protein MLPEQLTAPGAYPGLHLTLHEGGLLELVIRSEKTLNSVNAEAHRALTYVWRDIDAASGIRCVLVRGEGRGFSSGGDFTLIEEMSQDFTALARVWREARDLVYNVINCGKPIVSAIHGPCVGAGLAVALLADVSVAARSARLLDGHVRLGVAAGDHAAIIWPLLCGLNKAKYHLLTGEPVSGEEAERIGLVSLCVPDEELQGRAWQVARRLASGSPTAVRWTKYALNNWLRAMGPTFDASLALEFLGFTGPDVKEGLASLREKREPRFAEDAPI; encoded by the coding sequence ATGCTTCCCGAGCAACTGACCGCGCCCGGTGCGTATCCCGGCCTGCACCTCACCCTGCACGAGGGCGGCCTCCTCGAACTCGTCATCCGCAGCGAGAAGACGCTGAACAGTGTGAACGCCGAGGCCCACCGGGCGCTGACGTATGTCTGGCGCGACATCGACGCGGCTTCGGGCATCCGCTGCGTGCTGGTGCGGGGCGAGGGGCGCGGCTTTTCCTCGGGCGGGGACTTTACCCTGATCGAGGAGATGAGCCAGGATTTCACCGCCCTGGCGCGCGTGTGGCGGGAAGCGCGCGACCTCGTCTACAACGTCATCAACTGCGGCAAGCCCATCGTGAGCGCCATCCACGGCCCCTGCGTGGGCGCGGGACTGGCGGTCGCGCTGCTGGCCGACGTGAGCGTGGCCGCGAGAAGTGCGCGGCTGCTCGACGGCCACGTGCGCCTGGGGGTCGCGGCGGGCGACCACGCCGCCATCATCTGGCCCCTGCTGTGCGGATTGAACAAGGCCAAATACCACCTGCTGACCGGCGAACCCGTCTCCGGCGAGGAGGCCGAGCGCATCGGCCTGGTCAGCCTCTGCGTCCCCGACGAGGAGCTGCAAGGCCGCGCCTGGCAGGTCGCCCGCCGCCTCGCCTCGGGCAGCCCCACCGCCGTTCGCTGGACCAAGTACGCCCTGAACAACTGGCTGCGCGCCATGGGACCCACCTTCGACGCCAGCCTCGCCCTGGAGTTCCTGGGCTTCACGGGGCCGGATGTGAAGGAAGGGCTGGCGAGCCTGCGCGAGAAGCGCGAGCCGCGGTTCGCGGAGGACGCGCCGATTTGA
- the hisA gene encoding 1-(5-phosphoribosyl)-5-[(5-phosphoribosylamino)methylideneamino]imidazole-4-carboxamide isomerase, with protein MTGASLPLVIPCVDIQAGRAVRLYEGDPDRETVYFDSPLAAARHWVGLGAGLLHLVDLDAATGRGENRAVIRQIATEVGVPVEVGGGIRDREAAEELLRAGVERVVIGTAAVRSPDLVRDLIAAHGPERVVVSLDARGLEVAIHGWAEGSGLQVAQLTPTLALAGLETLIFTDVTRDGTLRGLDRDLMRQVRQLWTNTLIVGGGVATTDDVRLLAEEGIQGAIVGRAIYEGTLAYPVRL; from the coding sequence ATGACCGGTGCCTCCCTTCCCCTTGTCATTCCCTGCGTGGACATCCAGGCGGGCCGCGCCGTGCGCCTCTACGAGGGCGACCCCGACCGCGAGACGGTGTATTTCGACTCCCCGCTGGCCGCCGCGCGGCACTGGGTGGGCCTGGGTGCGGGCCTGCTGCACCTGGTGGACCTCGACGCGGCGACTGGACGCGGCGAGAACCGCGCCGTCATCCGCCAGATTGCCACCGAGGTGGGCGTGCCGGTGGAGGTGGGCGGCGGCATCCGCGACCGCGAGGCGGCGGAGGAGTTGCTGCGGGCGGGCGTGGAGCGGGTCGTCATCGGCACCGCCGCCGTGCGCAGCCCCGACCTGGTGCGCGACCTGATCGCCGCCCACGGTCCCGAGCGGGTGGTGGTGAGCCTGGACGCGCGCGGGCTGGAGGTCGCCATTCACGGCTGGGCCGAGGGCAGCGGCCTCCAGGTGGCGCAGCTCACGCCCACGCTGGCGCTGGCGGGCCTGGAAACCCTGATCTTCACCGACGTGACCCGCGACGGCACCCTGCGCGGTCTGGACCGCGACCTGATGCGCCAGGTCCGCCAGCTCTGGACCAACACCCTGATCGTGGGCGGCGGCGTCGCCACCACCGACGACGTGCGCCTCCTGGCCGAGGAGGGCATCCAGGGAGCCATCGTGGGCCGCGCCATCTACGAGGGCACGCTGGCCTACCCGGTCCGGCTGTGA
- a CDS encoding branched-chain amino acid ABC transporter permease yields MTIFLQQLFNALALGGVYALVALGLTLVYGVMRVPNFAHGGLYMLGAYFTFAILTGLGVPYVVALLLAALGVALLAALLERVVFYPLRNAPHVHAMIAAIGVLFFLEAAVQRIWGADFKQIPEPLPGILNAGGVIITWQRLLVIAASLLVMLGLNYFLKRTLTGATIEAMAQNREGARLVGINVNRVGMLTFAISGALAAVAAALIAPLISVGPSMGEVMNLKVFAIIILGGMGSVPGAIVGAFLLAFAEIFGGFYINFDFADVIGFAVLVLVLAIRPEGLFRRGT; encoded by the coding sequence TTGACCATCTTCTTGCAACAACTCTTCAACGCGCTGGCGCTGGGCGGCGTCTACGCGCTCGTCGCGCTGGGGCTGACCCTGGTCTACGGCGTGATGCGGGTGCCCAACTTCGCGCACGGCGGGCTGTACATGCTGGGCGCGTATTTCACGTTCGCCATCCTGACGGGCCTGGGCGTGCCCTACGTGGTCGCGCTGCTGCTCGCGGCCCTGGGGGTGGCGTTGCTGGCGGCGCTGCTGGAGCGCGTGGTGTTCTATCCGCTGCGCAACGCGCCGCACGTCCACGCGATGATCGCGGCGATCGGGGTGCTGTTCTTTCTGGAGGCGGCGGTGCAGCGCATCTGGGGAGCGGATTTCAAGCAGATTCCCGAACCGCTGCCGGGCATCCTGAACGCGGGCGGCGTGATCATCACCTGGCAGCGCCTGCTGGTGATCGCCGCCTCGCTGCTGGTGATGCTGGGCCTGAACTACTTCCTGAAGCGCACCCTGACCGGGGCCACCATCGAGGCGATGGCGCAAAACCGCGAGGGCGCGCGGCTGGTGGGCATCAACGTGAACCGGGTGGGCATGCTCACCTTCGCCATCTCGGGGGCGCTGGCCGCCGTCGCCGCCGCCCTGATCGCGCCGCTGATCTCGGTCGGCCCCAGCATGGGTGAGGTGATGAACCTCAAGGTCTTCGCGATCATCATCCTGGGTGGCATGGGCAGCGTGCCGGGGGCCATCGTGGGGGCCTTTTTGCTGGCCTTCGCGGAGATTTTCGGGGGGTTCTACATCAATTTCGACTTTGCCGACGTGATCGGCTTCGCGGTGCTGGTGCTGGTGCTGGCGATTCGGCCCGAGGGCCTCTTTAGGAGGGGAACATGA
- a CDS encoding ABC transporter ATP-binding protein, whose translation MLEVRDLSVNYGSFRALHDVNLTVQGGEIVVLLGANGAGKSTLFRTLSGLQRPSGGTATWNGTPLTGGKPEFNVAHGVAQCPEGRLLFPDLSVEKNLRLGAFVHRRDAAGTGRELERVYTLFPALVEKRHAPAGSLSGGQQQMVAIARALMARPELLLLDEPSLGLAPLVVEQVFEAVQRVNEAGVSVLLAEQNAFAALGIAHRGYVLEGGRVSLQGTQNELLGDDRVRSAYLGV comes from the coding sequence ATGCTTGAGGTCCGCGATCTGAGCGTGAACTACGGCTCCTTCCGGGCGCTGCACGACGTGAACCTGACCGTGCAGGGCGGCGAGATCGTGGTGCTGCTGGGCGCGAACGGGGCGGGCAAGAGCACCCTCTTCCGCACCCTCAGCGGCCTCCAGCGCCCCTCGGGCGGTACGGCGACCTGGAACGGCACGCCACTGACAGGCGGCAAACCGGAGTTCAACGTGGCGCACGGCGTGGCCCAGTGCCCGGAAGGCCGCCTGCTATTTCCCGACCTCAGCGTCGAGAAGAACCTGCGGCTGGGGGCCTTTGTCCACCGGCGGGACGCGGCAGGCACCGGGCGCGAGCTGGAGCGGGTCTACACCCTCTTTCCCGCGCTGGTGGAAAAGCGGCACGCCCCCGCCGGGAGCCTGTCGGGCGGCCAGCAGCAGATGGTCGCCATCGCCCGCGCCCTGATGGCCCGCCCCGAGCTGCTGCTGCTCGACGAACCCTCGCTGGGCCTCGCGCCGCTGGTGGTCGAACAGGTCTTCGAGGCCGTGCAGCGCGTCAACGAGGCGGGCGTCAGCGTGCTGCTGGCCGAGCAGAACGCCTTCGCCGCCCTCGGCATCGCGCACCGGGGGTACGTGCTGGAGGGCGGGCGCGTCTCGCTGCAAGGTACCCAGAACGAACTGCTGGGCGACGACCGGGTGCGGAGCGCCTACCTGGGGGTGTAG
- a CDS encoding glycosyltransferase family 4 protein: MRIGIVTATYLPSRNGVATSTALYARGLCDLGHEVRIFAPRHPQAPPHEEGVYRLNSSFAGARALGGPADYPVMLAPGPLLTARLPLRDLDVLHTMHPFLAGRLALTWSRLANAPVVFTAHTQYDQYLHYAPMPRRVGRAMLRPHVAAFARRVDTVLAPGRAMVEMLREYGFAGEVQLFPNPVDLAAFRGARGGAFRAEYGVPGDVPLVMYLGRLAPEKNLEVMLRAFAQAQASRPELRLLVVGDGPSRQEAQVGAPPGVTFTGPVPYSRVPEALAAADAFLTASTSEVLPMSMIEALAAGAPLVAARSPAALDLVQEGVNGTVTDATPAALAAGLLDVLDPARLPTLQAGARESAAQYDLPTRAAALEEVYIRTVARGRTRRGKSYEP; encoded by the coding sequence GTGCGTATCGGGATTGTCACCGCCACCTACCTGCCGTCCCGCAACGGCGTCGCCACCAGTACCGCCCTGTACGCGCGCGGCCTGTGCGACCTCGGCCACGAGGTCCGCATCTTCGCGCCGCGGCATCCCCAGGCCCCCCCGCACGAGGAGGGCGTGTACCGCCTCAATTCCTCCTTCGCGGGGGCGCGGGCGCTGGGCGGCCCCGCCGACTATCCGGTGATGCTGGCCCCGGGGCCACTGCTGACCGCGCGGCTGCCGCTGCGCGACCTGGACGTGCTGCACACCATGCATCCCTTTCTGGCCGGGCGGCTCGCGCTGACGTGGTCGCGGCTGGCGAATGCCCCGGTGGTCTTCACCGCCCACACCCAGTACGACCAGTACCTGCACTACGCGCCCATGCCGAGGCGGGTGGGCCGCGCGATGCTGCGCCCGCACGTGGCGGCCTTCGCCCGGCGGGTGGACACGGTGCTGGCCCCCGGCCGCGCGATGGTCGAGATGCTGCGCGAGTACGGCTTCGCGGGCGAGGTGCAGCTTTTCCCCAACCCGGTGGACCTGGCGGCCTTCCGGGGGGCGCGCGGCGGGGCCTTCCGCGCCGAGTACGGCGTGCCGGGGGATGTCCCGCTGGTCATGTACCTGGGCCGCCTGGCTCCCGAGAAGAATCTGGAGGTGATGCTGCGCGCCTTTGCCCAGGCCCAGGCCTCGCGCCCGGAACTGCGCCTGCTGGTGGTGGGCGACGGCCCCAGCCGCCAGGAGGCCCAGGTGGGAGCACCGCCCGGTGTCACCTTCACCGGCCCGGTCCCCTACAGCCGCGTGCCGGAGGCGCTGGCCGCCGCCGACGCCTTTCTCACCGCCAGCACCAGCGAGGTCCTGCCCATGAGCATGATCGAGGCGCTGGCGGCGGGTGCCCCCCTGGTCGCCGCCCGCAGCCCCGCCGCCCTCGACCTGGTGCAGGAGGGCGTGAACGGCACCGTGACAGACGCCACGCCCGCCGCGCTGGCCGCCGGCCTGCTGGACGTGCTGGACCCTGCCCGGCTGCCCACCTTGCAGGCCGGGGCCAGGGAGAGCGCCGCGCAGTACGACCTGCCCACCCGCGCCGCCGCGCTGGAGGAGGTCTACATCCGCACGGTGGCGCGGGGAAGGACGCGCAGAGGGAAAAGCTATGAGCCGTGA
- a CDS encoding malate dehydrogenase produces MTMNQSTKQPVRVAVTGAAGQIGYSLLFRIAAGDMLGKDQPVILQLLEITPALKALQGVVMELRDCAFPLLADIVTSDDPMVAFKDADYALLVGAMPRKAGMERGDLLGANGGIFKPQGEALNKVASRDVKVLVVGNPANTNALIAQQNAPDLDPKQFTAMVRLDHNRALSQLAEKTGQPVTAIKNITIWGNHSSTQYPDLSHATVNGQPALEQVDRQWYEQEYIPTVAKRGAAIIEARGASSAASAASAAIDHMHDWGLGTPEGEWVSMGIPSDGSYGIPQGLIYGFPVRTHSGQYEIVQGLSVSDFSRGKMDATAQELEEERDEVRKLGLVK; encoded by the coding sequence ATGACGATGAACCAGAGCACCAAGCAACCCGTCCGCGTGGCCGTGACCGGCGCTGCTGGGCAGATCGGCTACAGCCTGCTGTTCCGCATCGCGGCGGGCGACATGCTGGGCAAGGACCAGCCCGTTATCCTGCAACTGCTGGAAATCACGCCCGCTCTCAAAGCGCTTCAGGGCGTCGTGATGGAACTGCGGGACTGCGCGTTCCCGCTGCTGGCCGACATCGTGACCAGCGACGACCCGATGGTGGCCTTCAAGGACGCCGACTACGCCCTGCTGGTCGGCGCGATGCCGCGCAAGGCCGGGATGGAGCGCGGGGACCTGCTGGGCGCGAACGGCGGCATCTTCAAGCCCCAGGGCGAGGCGCTGAACAAGGTCGCCAGCCGCGACGTGAAGGTGCTGGTCGTGGGCAACCCGGCCAACACCAACGCCCTGATCGCACAGCAGAACGCCCCCGATCTCGACCCGAAGCAGTTCACGGCGATGGTCCGCTTGGACCACAACCGCGCCCTCTCGCAGCTGGCCGAGAAGACCGGCCAGCCCGTGACGGCCATCAAGAACATCACCATCTGGGGCAACCACTCCTCCACCCAGTACCCCGACCTCTCGCACGCCACCGTGAACGGCCAGCCCGCCCTGGAGCAGGTGGACCGCCAGTGGTACGAGCAGGAGTACATCCCTACCGTCGCCAAGCGCGGCGCGGCCATCATCGAGGCGCGCGGGGCCAGCTCCGCCGCTTCCGCCGCCTCCGCCGCCATCGACCACATGCACGACTGGGGGCTGGGCACGCCCGAGGGCGAGTGGGTCAGCATGGGCATTCCCAGTGACGGCAGCTACGGCATTCCCCAGGGCCTGATCTACGGCTTCCCCGTCCGCACCCACAGCGGGCAGTACGAGATCGTCCAGGGCCTCTCCGTCAGCGACTTCAGCCGCGGCAAGATGGACGCCACGGCGCAGGAGCTGGAAGAGGAGCGCGACGAGGTCCGCAAGCTCGGCCTGGTGAAGTAA
- a CDS encoding ABC transporter ATP-binding protein, with protein sequence MPDPQPNTPMLEVQDLGIRFGGLQAVRDVTASLPAGQITAIIGPNGAGKSTFFNLISGFYQPTSGRIRFRGEDITRLRTHQVVGRGIARTFQTTTIYKELSVLDNAMIGHRVRTRAGLLDALLRTGRERHDEGESRAGAMRALERVGLAAQAGRPAGALTQEGQKRVGIAMALASDPHLLLLDEPAAGMNPEETVSLMSLIRELVAGGLTVALVEHKMNLVMGLADQILVLHHGQKIAQGTPAEVSRDPAVIEAYLGGHAHGGQMGQTADGGNAHA encoded by the coding sequence ATGCCTGACCCCCAGCCCAACACGCCCATGCTGGAGGTTCAGGACCTCGGCATCCGCTTCGGCGGCCTCCAGGCCGTGCGCGACGTGACAGCCAGCCTGCCGGCGGGGCAGATCACCGCGATCATCGGGCCGAACGGCGCGGGCAAGAGCACCTTCTTCAACCTGATCTCGGGCTTCTACCAGCCCACCTCGGGGCGCATCCGGTTCCGGGGCGAGGACATCACCCGCCTCCGGACGCACCAGGTGGTCGGGCGCGGCATCGCCCGGACCTTCCAGACGACCACCATCTACAAGGAACTCAGCGTGCTGGACAACGCCATGATCGGCCACCGCGTCCGCACCCGCGCCGGACTGCTCGACGCGCTGCTGCGCACGGGCCGCGAGCGCCACGACGAGGGGGAAAGCCGCGCCGGAGCCATGCGGGCGCTGGAGCGGGTGGGCCTGGCGGCCCAGGCCGGGCGGCCCGCCGGGGCGCTGACGCAGGAGGGTCAGAAGCGCGTGGGCATCGCCATGGCACTCGCCAGCGACCCCCACCTGCTGCTGCTCGACGAACCCGCCGCCGGAATGAACCCGGAGGAGACGGTCAGCCTGATGAGCCTGATCCGCGAACTCGTCGCGGGCGGCCTGACGGTCGCGCTGGTCGAACACAAGATGAACCTGGTGATGGGCCTGGCCGACCAGATCCTGGTACTGCACCACGGCCAGAAGATCGCGCAGGGCACTCCCGCCGAAGTCAGCCGCGACCCCGCCGTGATCGAGGCCTACCTGGGCGGCCATGCCCACGGCGGGCAGATGGGCCAGACCGCTGACGGGGGGAACGCCCATGCTTGA
- a CDS encoding ABC transporter substrate-binding protein, whose amino-acid sequence MQKRTLVSLVLALAAGSSLADRVVNIGYSGPLSGGAAFYGKNVQSGIDLAIGEINQAGGVNVNGEKVTFKLVALDDRYLPNETATNVRRLTSQGIDVIFVPHAGGILTVQPLANRDPNFLLVAYSSEPKILAANNPLTFMLPPRYDNYIAPFTSTQMKAFGKKLGLVGTTSAYGKQWTDAITDEWKKQGGTVGSNNGVDYSTTVDFSSAVTKALAEKPDVLFVGGPSQPTAQVIKAAREQGFKGGFIVMDQAKFEEMNTIIPQAYLDGSVGVLPTIEYPGSQAFVAKYQRAYKKIPTSEAALNYVGMHAVARAMALAGTTTDPVAIRAKLGQAAASLPKSVGIYAVKGVTPAGHLDSDVVAASVKGGKFTKLRLPNMK is encoded by the coding sequence ATGCAAAAGCGCACCCTCGTTTCCCTCGTCCTGGCTCTGGCGGCCGGCTCGTCGCTGGCCGACCGGGTGGTGAACATCGGCTACAGCGGACCGCTCTCGGGCGGCGCGGCCTTTTACGGCAAGAACGTGCAGAGCGGCATCGATCTGGCGATAGGCGAGATCAACCAGGCGGGCGGCGTCAACGTGAACGGCGAGAAGGTCACCTTCAAGCTGGTCGCGCTGGACGACCGTTACTTGCCCAACGAGACGGCCACCAACGTGCGCCGCCTGACCAGCCAGGGCATCGACGTGATCTTCGTGCCCCACGCGGGCGGCATCCTGACCGTGCAGCCGCTGGCGAACCGCGACCCGAACTTCCTGCTGGTGGCCTACTCCAGCGAACCCAAGATTCTGGCCGCCAACAATCCCCTGACCTTCATGCTGCCGCCGCGCTACGACAACTACATCGCGCCCTTTACCAGCACGCAGATGAAGGCCTTCGGCAAGAAACTGGGGCTGGTCGGCACCACCAGCGCCTACGGCAAGCAGTGGACCGACGCCATCACCGACGAGTGGAAGAAGCAGGGCGGCACGGTCGGCAGCAACAACGGCGTGGACTACAGCACCACCGTGGACTTTTCCAGCGCCGTGACCAAGGCCCTGGCGGAAAAGCCCGACGTGCTGTTCGTGGGCGGCCCCTCGCAGCCCACCGCGCAGGTGATCAAGGCCGCGCGCGAGCAGGGCTTCAAGGGCGGCTTCATCGTGATGGACCAGGCCAAGTTCGAGGAGATGAACACCATCATCCCGCAGGCCTACCTCGACGGCTCGGTCGGGGTGCTGCCCACGATCGAGTACCCCGGCTCGCAGGCCTTTGTGGCGAAGTACCAGCGGGCCTACAAGAAGATTCCCACCAGCGAGGCGGCCCTGAACTACGTCGGCATGCACGCGGTCGCCCGCGCGATGGCGCTGGCCGGAACCACTACCGACCCGGTCGCCATCCGCGCCAAGCTGGGCCAGGCCGCCGCCTCGCTGCCCAAGTCGGTCGGCATCTACGCGGTGAAGGGCGTGACGCCCGCCGGGCACCTCGACTCCGACGTGGTGGCCGCGAGCGTGAAGGGCGGGAAATTCACCAAGCTGCGCCTGCCCAACATGAAGTAA
- a CDS encoding acyl-CoA thioesterase — MTQPVSPPPGSPTQGTTPAPRSRARMLELVFPKDTNYLGTAFGGFVLSLMDKAASVAAVRHARGAVVTARMDGVDFHVPIRVGDAVALDARVVKVGRSSMTIRVDVYRENMASGEQQLATTGFFVFVAVDEDGKPRPVDPLPEGQDTASADPDPEARP; from the coding sequence ATGACGCAGCCTGTCTCCCCGCCCCCCGGCTCTCCCACTCAGGGCACCACGCCCGCCCCGCGCAGCCGCGCGCGGATGCTGGAACTGGTGTTTCCCAAGGACACCAACTATCTCGGCACGGCCTTTGGCGGCTTCGTGTTGTCGCTGATGGACAAGGCGGCCAGCGTCGCGGCGGTGCGGCATGCGCGCGGCGCGGTGGTCACGGCCCGCATGGACGGCGTGGACTTTCACGTGCCCATCCGGGTGGGGGACGCGGTGGCCCTCGACGCGCGGGTGGTGAAGGTGGGCCGCTCCTCCATGACCATCCGGGTGGACGTGTACCGCGAGAACATGGCCTCCGGCGAGCAGCAACTCGCCACCACCGGCTTTTTCGTGTTTGTCGCCGTGGACGAGGACGGCAAGCCCCGCCCGGTGGACCCCCTGCCCGAGGGCCAGGACACCGCCAGCGCGGACCCCGACCCCGAGGCCCGGCCCTGA
- the sugE gene encoding quaternary ammonium compound efflux SMR transporter SugE: MAWILLVIAGLLEVGWAIGLKYTEGFTRPLPTVLTVASMVASIGLLGLAARTLPIGTAYGVWVGIGAVGAAILGIVLFREPATPARLAFLGMMIVAIIGLKATSGH; encoded by the coding sequence ATGGCATGGATTCTGCTCGTGATCGCGGGGCTGCTGGAAGTCGGCTGGGCCATCGGCCTCAAGTACACCGAGGGCTTCACGCGCCCGCTCCCGACGGTGCTGACCGTCGCCAGCATGGTCGCCAGCATAGGCCTGCTGGGGCTGGCGGCCAGGACGCTGCCCATCGGCACGGCCTACGGGGTCTGGGTGGGCATCGGGGCGGTGGGAGCGGCCATCCTGGGCATCGTGCTGTTCCGGGAACCCGCCACGCCCGCCCGCCTGGCCTTTCTGGGCATGATGATCGTGGCGATCATTGGGCTGAAGGCGACCAGCGGGCACTGA
- a CDS encoding branched-chain amino acid ABC transporter permease codes for MKPGLLGWLAVFVLAALLPLVHPGGYVLDIAINTMIWAMLAYGLNVMLGYTGLLPLAHAGFFGIGAYAVGILTLKAGWSFWLAWPAAVVLCALLGLLLGLVAFRTKGDAFSIFTLGVGVIIALVINKWDALTGGNEGLNGVPPANGFLGIDFSKATNFYYVALAALAVTVLVVARTRGSVFGRSLAAIRGGEDLARSAGIDVFSHKLRALMLSTAIAGFAGGVYAAYVGFLGSSVAGPTTTFTVLLYLLVGGVGTLAGPLLGTALIFVALQFMKGLQDYQYIVFGPLLVLLVMFAPQGLAGLWDRWSLRRTAARTERAVDHA; via the coding sequence ATGAAACCGGGCCTGCTGGGCTGGCTGGCCGTCTTCGTGCTGGCGGCGCTGCTGCCCCTCGTGCATCCCGGCGGCTACGTGCTGGACATCGCCATCAACACCATGATCTGGGCGATGCTGGCCTACGGCCTGAACGTGATGCTGGGCTACACCGGGCTGCTGCCGCTGGCGCACGCCGGGTTTTTCGGCATCGGGGCGTATGCGGTGGGCATCCTGACACTGAAGGCCGGGTGGAGCTTCTGGCTGGCGTGGCCCGCCGCGGTGGTGCTGTGCGCGCTGCTGGGGCTGCTGCTGGGGCTGGTGGCCTTCCGCACCAAGGGCGACGCCTTTTCCATCTTCACGCTGGGCGTCGGCGTGATCATCGCGCTGGTGATCAACAAGTGGGACGCGCTGACCGGCGGCAACGAGGGCCTCAACGGGGTGCCGCCCGCCAACGGGTTCCTGGGCATCGACTTCTCGAAGGCCACCAACTTCTATTACGTGGCGCTGGCGGCGCTGGCCGTCACGGTGCTGGTGGTGGCGCGGACGCGGGGCAGCGTGTTCGGGCGCTCGCTGGCCGCCATCCGGGGCGGCGAGGACCTGGCCCGCAGCGCGGGGATCGACGTCTTCTCGCACAAGCTGCGCGCGCTGATGCTCTCGACCGCCATCGCGGGCTTCGCGGGCGGCGTGTACGCGGCCTACGTGGGCTTTCTGGGGTCGAGCGTGGCCGGGCCGACCACCACCTTCACGGTGCTGCTGTACCTGCTGGTGGGCGGCGTGGGCACGCTGGCGGGGCCGCTGCTGGGCACCGCGCTGATCTTCGTGGCGCTGCAATTCATGAAGGGCCTCCAGGACTACCAGTACATCGTGTTCGGGCCGCTGCTGGTGCTGCTGGTGATGTTCGCGCCGCAGGGCCTGGCCGGGCTGTGGGATCGCTGGAGCCTGCGCCGGACGGCGGCGCGGACCGAGCGGGCGGTGGACCATGCCTGA